In the Epinephelus fuscoguttatus linkage group LG10, E.fuscoguttatus.final_Chr_v1 genome, TGAGTATCTaatgcatgcctagtttttgaGCATAGGTACTGTCTACCAGTGTACACAATATGTAAATGGTAACATTACACCAGTGACTTAATGCACTCTGATAATGACTAGTCCAAGTCTTTTTGTTTATGAAAACTGTTGAACTGGATTTGTATACTTGACTTCAGAATATCTCTTTGTCGTGcgtgtgtgtataaatgtgtgctTTCTGTATAGGCAACGTTAGAATGCAGATATATAGAGGGCCACTGCCAAGTCGTGTCATTCTTGCCACATTAACGGCACCATTAAGATCACCATTTGTTTGCAGTATGTCATAGATTTCCCCTCCCCACTCACAACGAAATGACATCTGCTGTTGCATCGTGTGATATCTTGGTAGTTGTGATTATGGTAGTCTGCACATTATGCTGTAAGTGAGCAGTGGAGAATCAAAGCCCTTGCCTTGTGTCACAGAGGAACAAAGTTCCCCGTGTGGTGATCTGTAGACTTTAATGACAGtcctcccccaaaaaacaacataGGTCATTTGTACAAGCAGGTTACTACGGCGCAAAGTCACGTTTATTTTCAGGTGgcgacctctagtggctgtagtgacaggagcaaaggaggaagtcaggtgtcgtagtataaagagcaacaaagtctgcATAGCGAGGAGGTCGGGTGGGCGGACGGGTCCAGGACACAGGACTATGACCCAGAACACCACTGTTCGTGTTGATGTATTATTAGATCTGATGCCTATTCAGTCCTGTGAGACTTGCTCGCTTAGCACATATGCCAAGAAACATTTCTAGCTTCTAGTTGTACTTCAGCAATATGCAGCCTGCTGAATAtgcgcagtagtgtttctcctgctggtcCCACTCAAGAGTTCCCGCTCAGCTCACAGACTTTACATTATGATGACCGATTTTTGAATCGCTTTTCttggcttgaggaaagttttacaaataatagtagaaagaaaaaaatagtagAAAGAGTCATGATTGGCCTTGCTTGCAGTTTGAGATGTAACCAAAAGTCAAGTTAGGCCTGTGTATGTAACATACGTGACATAATGTCCTCACGTTAAAGTAATGTACTCAAGCCAACTTGCATGAGTAACTGAAACTACATAACAAACCTACTTATTTGGACCTGAACCTCGATCTTTTCCTACTCCTAACCaagtatttttgttgcctaaatatATGTACGTCATCCACATGTTAAAAAACAGTGACCGTTAATGGTCACATCGTTTTGCGAGTCATTGGCAAATGAGCTGTCGTTGAGGCATGAGGACGTGTTAATCTCATAGGTATACATAGAGATCTGGATATAGCATTGGAAGCGGGGCCCTGttaattcctttaaaaatggctcagtggcgcatgatgGCAGAAAAGATCtgggtataaaattacctggatcttctCCATCAGTTGGCCCATAGAGCGAGCGCAGAAGACACTTCAACAAGCGAGTGGCAAAGGTCAGGTTTAGCCCTTTGGTATTTTTGAATGGGGATAACATGATATAATCATTCGGCTCTTCTAGACTGTGTTTTCGGACCACATGGATGATATGGGAGTGATCGGCACTACCTTCGCACTGTGcagcccatagagcaggcaaACTAGAGACTGACGGTGGCTGAGTGTCTTATTTCCATTGGCTGAATGGCAGATTTTCTCTTTCGTGCTTTGCCAACTTGAACGACTCTTCAAGACtccaaaatgttatcagaccaaatggatcacaTCCTGATAGTAAAGCAAGTAATTTTGCGAGGTTGTGATGTTCAAAAAAAACATTATCCTCTCATTTACAGATGTCTTTATCAACATGTTAGTCaatggggaaaagtcttttgggCCACAGGGAGTCACGTGACGGACCGTGGAAATTGCAGTAACGCGGTTTGGCCACTGTGAAagttggcttcaaagcctggtgcacttGCTGGGGGCCTGGGAACAACACTTTATGAATGCAATTGACTAGACTTGAACAAATGACCTGTGTGGTTGTAcgggttggaggacttgttgacTTTAATGCAGGTTCTGTGATCCAAACAGACCGCTAACAACTTAAACCAGTGCATTGTAAACCAGTTCTATTCCTGACAGAAGACTAATTTGCACATGTAGACCTTTCAGGTTAATATGAAGTTCTGAAAAGCTTCATTGTAAATGTACAGTCACTGAAGGCGCGTCTGATTGTCACGTGACGTGTCCCCACTGAGATGAGGTTTTCTTTGCTGCTTGTGTTTAAACTGACTACTGACGCTGGCATTATGCAATGTTGCAATGTTGTTTAAATTTGGTCTTAACACACTGGCGGTGAAGTCGGCCAGTGACGAGAACACTACTTTGATTTGACTCGTCTTTGAAGTGAAATCTTACTGCACTTTTGAAGAACATGTGTTAGAATTAGAGTGACAATGTAAGTCTTAGAAacatggtttaaaaaaagaatcttTATCTCCAGAACATTTGGAGTACTGTGTCTTAGAGTAGACTTTATGAATTGTTCACACATGTCCAAAAAAGGGGAGCACTCTTGTGAGAACTAGTGAACCTTTCTAACCCACATAATGagccaaataataataataataatactaagaGACAGAGTTGGATCAAATATCACAGGAGACACAGACTGGAACACACTCTCTTGTGGGTTTGGGAAAGACAAAGACAGGTTgcttttaaagttaaaatccCTGGAAATGAAAGACAAAGTGATAATGTATCAACCCTCTGCGTCGCTGCCTATTTATTATCTCCAAACAGGAATGTACTGCTCTTATTACCGACCACACAGCCTTGTAAAGAGAGCACTTTTTGAGAAATGACTCAttgggtttttatttttaaaaaggacaAATGATTATTCAGTAGACGTACCTTTGTATTTATTCCCCTTGCATATTGAAGTCCCACTTAGAGGCCCGTTTGAGCATTCCCTGGAAATGGACCAAGTAGTGCAACAAATGTCTTTGCGTGTCGGGGGTCTGCGTTTGAGGATGGAGGCCGTGGCCATTCCCTGGGGGTGTGTACGTTCTGTCACAGCTCTGTGCAGCAGACCTGATCAGTCCAGAGCTGACTCTCCATTCACACTGTACAGAGATCTAGCATGTCTCTCCAAATGATTAATAAAGATGTCTTATTACCAAAATCGTGCactcttcttttttcccctgaaCTTTTCTTCTAACACTGTACACCTCTGAGGTACCCGTCTTTCAGATTTCTACCTGTCCACCTTATTGTGATCCAGTACCTGTGCAGTGattgtgtctttttgtcacTGTCCTTTTGATGGACTTGTTTCAAAAAATATGGAggacaaaaaatgactttaaactGCAATGTTACTCAGTCGGACTGACCTGACGACCTGGGAACGACACTTGAACAGTCaagtaaaataaatagaggaatacttaaataaatacttaaaaGACTGTCTAAATAAAAGaggaataaatacacaaatagaagaataaataaattaatacataaaatagataaatgtataataaaaaaggaatgaataaataaatttgtagataaataaatagaggaataaatacattaatacataaaaaagaaataaatgtataataaaaaccggagggaaaaaaaaatactactaCTAACCAAAATAATattgtataaataaatgtataaataaatagaagaagaatttaatataattaaatacataaataaatctaaaaataaagtatataaaattaaataaatataaaaaatgtagtaaaataaagtaaataaataaatgtttaaataagtagactttttatttatttgtttatacatttatctatttattatttacatatttatatattcctctattatttattttttacatatttatatattgctCTAGCCAATAGaggaataaataaacatgtataaattaaaaacagggataaaataaataaataggtaaaaaatacatttttaaataaacatagaaataaatgcataaataaatgaaaaaaataaataaatagataaatgtatagataaataaagttgataaTTAAACTAACATAAATATCTTAAatttatttctacatattttgtgttatttctgtATTCCTGTCTGTATGTTGATGAGGTCGGAGGTCCTAGCCTTATttcaccatttatttatttattcttttatttgatttgatatttatttattagcgtATGTATGTATTCATTCCTGTAGGTATTTGcacattattaattaatttatttatttactgatagttgtgtcattttttgtccTCCATACAACTGTGTGAAAAAACAGTTATGACAGTATCTATTTTAAAATCACTTACAATGAACCCGTGCACTGAAATGACGGGTGGTGTTGATTCAGGGGTTCCTGAGTTCACTTTAAGGAATGTGGTGGTATATTAAGCAAAAAAAGGCTGGGAACCACAGGTGTAGTTACAGCAATGAAGCAATTATTGTGTCAATGTCAAGTATATATACATGTTGGAGCGTGCACGGTTTCTACTCAGACACAACAACTCCAGTGTCTGCTGATGACTACTGGCTTTACTTATCATTGCTGGATTAACCCAGATTAAGGCCCCGGGGCACAGATGAGCCGTTGGCCCCAGTTTGAGTACATCTAGGCCTTGATTACTAATTGTTCTTTAATGGTGAATATTATCAGAAACACATCTGGAGTGAATCCTTAGTTTAGTCCCAGAGTTACTGTACTGCGAGCACACATAAGCACTGGAGGTATTTGAGTTTATTCCACATAAAACACATATTAACAAAGGAATGTACTCTGTCATTGCAGCTCTGTTTGGAAACTGTCTTGCACCATGTTGGTTGCAAAGAATTCTGACCATGAAATGTGTTTACCTGTTGTGTCACTGGATCAAATACCTGTGTCATTAGCCAGTCTGAACAGACCAACCCGCAGTGGttgaatgtaactaagtacatttactcagttgCAGCAGTTACTTTATAACAGTAGATTATTTTTACTTTGAATACTTTTATGTGATAATAATTTTGTACTTTAATTCAGGTAattgttgcttttattttagtAAATGATCTGAGTACTTCCACCACAGCCAACCTGCAGGATTCAGATTCttcacttaagtaaaaataCCAGTACAATGATGCAAAAATACTCCTTTACAAGTAAAGGTCCTAAGGGGTTAATGTCTCCGCAGGTAAGGGACTTGCAcggttgcacagaatcccttaaaagtTCTCCTTAGTTAAAGAAAAGTATTATTACAATAtgttattaataaataaatgtataaaaacaggaataaaataaatacgTAAACAGAtataggaaaaaataaaatgaaaaaaatatggaaataaacagGTAATTGCATAGTAACATAAAGTTGATGATTAAACtgacataaataaatacctggaatttatttctgtatttatcattCCTGTCTTGGTAAAATACAACCTCTCTTCATGGCACTAccccagctggaaacacagtgatgtcttggtaaaaagcaaccacttttgtggaactatcctggcaggaaacagttaacaacaactgcttttcacGGCGCCAttccagctggaaacacagcgatgtctcagttataaacagctgcttttcatggcGCTGTCcccagtggaaaaacagcatcatttggtgactaaaaaactgctggaaacaTGACAAtaactcacaaaaacacacacagttttgcTTAAATGTGACAAGGAGCCTCAACTACATGGTCTAAATGAAAGAGGTAACAATACTGAGAAAACACTGGTTTAATCTTTAatgctgtgttttatttcatagaTGTGTGTTTTATGAAAAAATTCATCTAAACAGTTAATCCTGtggtcaaataaatgtagtggagttaaAAAGTATGACATCCTTCTAAAATGCAGTCAAGTAAAAGGTaaaaagtaacataaaatgGAAAGACTCAAGTACCTTACAGTTGTATTTCAggaaatgtacttagttacattccatcCCTGACTGGCAATTATTTCCTGTTATGTTGCAGCCTCAATCCCAGTGATCATCACTGCCATGACCGCACTCAGAGCCAGTAAATACGTTGCGAAACTGAAACTGGTGCTGTGCCACTTTCACAACCCTGTGTTGTTTGCTGGCTCTCTGCAGGGCCGCTGCCTTCCTGCTGCAGGCCAGACTGCAGCTGTGACGGCCAACTCTGCTGATGCCAGTTCATTTACAACTTGGATGCAGCTCCGTGTTTGGCATCATGGAGGAGATGATGTCAGTCACTGTGATAATACTGAACCGTGGGAACACATAAACGATattgagagggaaaaaaacacaccatcAATCAAAATATGACCAAGTGTGTTTCACAGGAGTACAGCTGAGACGACCTGTTAAAACTAGTTGGCTACAAAACCGGTGTGACAACTAACGGCGCTCTTTCTCCATCCAgcgtgtctccaaacaacaaTGACCTCAATATGATGGAGATGCCAAACACTGTAATACTTAACAGTGACCTTGGACTGAGATTTAATTCTCTTTTCATTTCAGAATGCCatgtgctgtgttgttttgttttttttttactgatatgTGCACATAAGGTAACACAAAGGCCATTTCCATGATAGTGATGATCCAGATTCTAATATCTTCGAACATGGAAAACTTGCCAGATGCTCAGTGAATGGAGTTCTTAATCCACTTTCATGGTTGAATGAGTCTTTTGTGGTGCGTCTTTGTTGTGCATCGAGCCCACAGAAGTAATATTCACATTATGCGATTCAGAAATCTCCTACtggcttcacttttttttcagtcactCAAATACTTAATGTGTCATGAATGATGTCAACAGTAGACAACTGTCATGTTTTTGCTCAGAGTTTAAGATTCTTTTATGTCCAAAAGCCAAATGGTATAATCGGCattaaagggtaagtttggtattttccaacctggacaatatttttccatgttttttctGACTAAGTGACAAATGAAAACTATTTTTGAATTTCATCCAGTATTGACCGAAAcaagctgcagtgtaaccactcgcAACATCAATATATGTCcacttaaagtgtttgtttttgccactgacaggtttaAGTTATTATTGTAATTGTCTGACATTAttgtggaaaggatccctacagagaagACCTCTTTGTTAAcaagtaagatcctttttgtttaaccagaaacagcacCAAAATCGCCATCGCCActtccaccagactccatttaaataaacagtaatttaatcaCTGAAAAACTCACTCATTCAActtcgacagaaacaaaataaaactcacaaaagctgttttgttttgtctttctactgttccaacaatcaccaactctggtttggttgaaacaaACCTTAATTCACCCTGTAAGCTGGGAAGATAAGCTCGCTCTATGCATACATGtacttaaattactgtttctctaaatggagtctggtggactTGGCAATGGCCACTTCTGGGCTGTTTgttgttaaacaaaaatgatcttgcTCTCTAACAACaagctctgtctctgtggggATACTTTCCATAGGTTTTcggacacttaaaataacaatctgagcccatcagtggcaaaaacaaacactttatgtGGATGTAACTTGATGAACAAACATTCCCAgaatggttacactgcagcctgtttcaccacTGGACAAATTTCAAAACCTCTGGTTCCCATTAGGGAAACATTggttcaggttgaaaaacaccaaacttaccctttaaatagtaaataaaaacacaaacaaagagaaATTTGTTCAAAAATAGTTTTATTAGATACTTTGTCAACTAGCTATCATAAATAAAAAACCAATAAGTTATATTCAGTGTTCAGCAGTGGCTATGGAAAAGGGAAAATCCTCAGGAGACCATCTGTTACGAGGGGGTCTCGGGGTGTGAGTCCCACTGGGACAGCTGAACCAAATCCCACAGCACCAGCTGGGAGAATTAAGCCCAGAATAAATAATGGGGAGACAGGGCACCTTTGGCTGAGGACAAAACAATGTCTTGACAGGAACACAAATGGATTCTCGGCCCTAACGGCCTCAACTTTCCTTCTGCTGACGAGGCTGAGTCGAGTCTTCTAGTGGCGTCTACCATCCGTAAATTACATCCTGAGAGGAGCTGTCGCGTCTTTTCAAATAGTCTCTTCAGTTGAAAGCCTGCGCCAGGATTTCATTTcccttcaaattaaaaaagacaaaaatattagGCCACCGTTTCACTTTATTTCTCTGTTATTATCGTCACCAAAGTCAAAACTTACACATTACTGCCCGGCACGATCCTCTCCTGGTGTTGCTTTGTCAAACTGAACCTCCTGAAGAACGCAGGCAGTTTGAGCTTCGTTCTCGCTGAGCTGGAGGAGGCACTGAAACATAAACGAGACAAGATTTTAGGGCtacaactaacgattattttcattaccatttaaccctttgaaacctgaacaAAGTGGCTTGATATATTTCAAATGGTAAGATGGGAAAGAGCAGCTTCATAAGAAATTACccaaaaaatagcaaaaaaattgtaaaaagtTACCTACCAGGTagaaaattactttaaaattaGCACAATTAAAAAAGTGTATAtatatctaaaaaaataaactaaaaaggGAAATTAcctaaaaataacataaaataaaaaaagttactAGAAAATTACCTTAAAATTAGCACAATTAAaaaagtgtatatatatatctaaaaaaattttaaaaaaaataaactaaaaaggGAAATTAcctaaaaataacataaaattaaaaaagttactagaaaattaccttaaaattagcacaaaaagtaaaaaacaaaaacaaactattacctaaaaatgtgagaaaatataaaataaaaaagaaaacctgtAAGAAGTTACTGGAAAATCAgtccaataaaaaaaagaaagtaaaaacaaaaactaacaaGGAAATTACCTGAAAAAAACtgctatttttttcctcttaaattgtatatttttcctatatattttttttaaaatattaaaatggttTACTCGCCTGTTTCTCTCTTTATTAAACAAATTTTCAGGTTGTTTTTACTAATTTCCTGAAATCTGCGGGGCCTTTCTTGCCAAACAACAAATCACcttttttccactgttttaaaaacaaaaatgaaaccaatTCTTGTAAAGGCCGTCTGAACACAGCACAAGAAATCTGATGCCGATCCATGTTTCAAAGGgtaaatgtgtcattttgtccaaaatgttttgcattttttcttgaaaaatgactcaaacaatAACTTGATTATCAGAGTAGTCACAGATTCATATTCAAAtccattaattgattaattCTTACAGCTCTGCAGGATTTTACTCCCACGACTGAACGTGGCACTTAAGAGCCGAGGTGCTAACGAGAAGCTTTGTGGACAAACGTACTGATTATCACCCGAGTGTGAATGGATAGGTATGGCTGGAATGTTTTGGTTACCATTCTTCAAATTTGACGCTGGTTTCAAGGAGACACTGTTCTCCTTCACTTTGGTTCTTTTCTAAACAGTTTCAGTCCTCACACACTTTAGAACAGCggtgtttggagaaaaaaaacttcataTCAAAGCTACTTaatagaaattaaaaatcagGAGAAacaagaggtcaaaggtcacaaagTTTCTTGTAAACAGTCCGGAAAATTCCCATAAACAAAAACCTGCAATTACAGCACTGTGAGTGTGTACTTGTGTTAATGTCCATGCATGagtctgttttcactgtttaaCCCACCATTCTGCCTGCACCGACGGCTGTTTGGTCTCCGtcccctcctcctcagctgcttgTTTCAgtccatcttcctcctcctcctgctcggCCTCTGCGTCCGCATCCTCCGGTATCTGCTCCCACAGCCTGCTGTCGACCCACAGAGCTTCCTGCAGGCTGAGGCCACGTCCTATGCAGGTCACCCGGCGACACAGAGGGCAGCCCACGG is a window encoding:
- the im:7152348 gene encoding RING finger protein 223 — its product is MVLCEDSECSVCLFPYSRMDRIPRVLHCRHTFCEPCLETMSQASGGLLTVGCPLCRRVTCIGRGLSLQEALWVDSRLWEQIPEDADAEAEQEEEEDGLKQAAEEEGTETKQPSVQAECASSSSARTKLKLPAFFRRFSLTKQHQERIVPGSNVEMKSWRRLSTEETI